The Mycosarcoma maydis chromosome 17, whole genome shotgun sequence DNA window CTGCCGGGTTTGCAGATGTTGTTAAACATGCTAGTCATGGGCAGGTAGCAGTGTTCAACATCGAAGACGCTTACACCACAGACGGCGACAACGCTGATTGGTACTTTGCTGGCCCAGTGGAACAGCTTCTTCCAGAGGTGCTTGGCCTTTAACTTTGAGCGGACTATCACGTTCTTCACAGACAGATGCAAACCTTGCGGGACACCGAACGCGGAGTGCACCTCGAtactattcgtgatttctgcTAACTTGTCTATCTACGACCTACGCAGTTTCACACTTCGAGGTTGGTTTGACCCATATCCTGGATCCAAGGACGAAAATAGTTGTCAACGGTATCCTTGCTCTGGTACTCGGTCCAAGTCGGGTTGGTTAGGCCCCAAGTGTCGTTGAAGAAGCCAACATTCTGACGAATACGGTAGCTCCCTGCCAACGCCCAGTGTGCCCAGCCTATCTTGTTCCTCGTGGTAAAGTCGCGAAGGCACTTTTGCATAGTCACATTCGCATAACCCGAATCTTGGGCATCGCCAAACTCGGTCAAGAGCACAGGCAGCAACACCTTTGCATCAGGGCAGCTGTACGGGTCAGAGAAACCAGCAGAGTTGCTACAAGCTTGAGGGCGTGCGGATTTGCCGAGCGCATTGAAGCCAAACCTGTAGAGACCCGCTTGAATAGCTCCGCAGTCTTCAAGGTGGTCTTGGTAATAGGTCGACATCTTGTAAGCGTGTAGTTCGAGGACCGCTTTTTTGGCCTTGCCGAACTTGGTGCTCTCAATATCAGCGTACATGGCAGGCATCGACTCGGCGTTTGTGATGTTGTCCATATCCTTGTTGACATAAGGAGCATCGAGAAGGTTGGTTTGGCCAGTGAGTGCTGAAAGGTCAATGTCGTAGTCTAAACCGCTGATCGTGATGAGCAAGTCAGGGTTGGTCGAGTGGATGATTTCCGCAGCTTCGGAAATGTTGCCCCACCACGTCTTCCAGTTGTACTCGAGATTCGGCTCGATCGCTGACTTGCGCAGTTCGTTACGCAGTGACATGGAGACAATGTTGGTGTGATTCTTGGCCCAGTTGGCCATATAGCGAAGCCCGCGGTGCCATTTGTTCACGTCAAAGTCCAGATCATCGAACCAAGCATTGCCATCGTCGTGACTGCAGCACCAGATGGCTCGACTAATGTGATTGTCGAGATGCATCAGCATTCCTTGCTTGTTTTCCTCTTCTGCAATCATTCCAAGCACTTGGAGCCTCGTAGTACTGTTGGTGATCTCGGGGTTGTTCTGGTGTATCATGTCCATGATCCGAGTACCATTGGTTTCGCCAAGAGCGTAGAGCAGAGCAGACTGCACAGTGATATCAGCACCGTTGTTTTCGTAGATCTGGTCGATCATCTGGATCGCATACGTATGACGAACAAAGTTATATCCAACGTACTTCATCATACCAACAATGTCAGCGATTGATCGAAATTCGATGCCCTCTGGGAGCATGGTCTCACCTGAGCCTGGCCAGTTGGTGCCGATAAAGATGACTGGTTGGCCGTCGGCATTTTTGATCTGATTACCGTCGGTGGCAAAGGGACCATGAGGCCATGCACCTCGACGGGTAGGTGACGACGCAGCTAAAGCTGCTTGGATTGTTCCTGCTacgaagccaagcagcgTGCAGAGAGGGAGCTTCATTCTAACACTTAGACTCGGGGGATATTGAAAAGTGGATGGTGTTGTTTGTCGACGGTCATGCATCGACGCAGAGGTCCCCTTTTAATAGCTGCTCATGGGGCATCATTCTTGATCGCTCGCATCTGGGAGAACTTGAATGCCTTACCTGTCAGTTGCTTTTTAGGGAGACCGTGCGATGCATCGCCTTGTCACGAGCTCGAATGCTTGACAGAAAGATTCGCGAAGCTCGCAGACACAGTACCACAAAGCGAATGCGGTCTACTAAGCTGCGACGTCCTAAGCGACGTCCAATTTCATAGGATGAGGGCCTTCCGTCCCAGTAGGCTACACATTGCCTTTAT harbors:
- a CDS encoding uncharacterized protein (related to cellulase); translation: MKLPLCTLLGFVAGTIQAALAASSPTRRGAWPHGPFATDGNQIKNADGQPVIFIGTNWPGSGETMLPEGIEFRSIADIVGMMKYVGYNFVRHTYAIQMIDQIYENNGADITVQSALLYALGETNGTRIMDMIHQNNPEITNSTTRLQVLGMIAEEENKQGMLMHLDNHISRAIWCCSHDDGNAWFDDLDFDVNKWHRGLRYMANWAKNHTNIVSMSLRNELRKSAIEPNLEYNWKTWWGNISEAAEIIHSTNPDLLITISGLDYDIDLSALTGQTNLLDAPYVNKDMDNITNAESMPAMYADIESTKFGKAKKAVLELHAYKMSTYYQDHLEDCGAIQAGLYRFGFNALGKSARPQACSNSAGFSDPYSCPDAKVLLPVLLTEFGDAQDSGYANVTMQKCLRDFTTRNKIGWAHWALAGSYRIRQNVGFFNDTWGLTNPTWTEYQSKDTVDNYFRPWIQDMGQTNLEV